From a region of the Mycobacterium sp. SMC-8 genome:
- a CDS encoding TetR/AcrR family transcriptional regulator: MRGVAAAAGVSLGLVQHHFATKAGLISAVDDYVLALIGETFSRPLSEPPADSVAEIGSRISSLFSGNPEVAAYLGRALVDGSPVGAKIFDTLFSAGVARWQQRKDRGELRPDVDVTWAAINGLVLALGAISLHSHLDRHLAEPLISPNQLLRWQAAVDSLLREGLFRRPEAD; this comes from the coding sequence ATGCGGGGTGTGGCTGCGGCGGCCGGAGTGTCGCTGGGCCTGGTGCAGCATCATTTCGCCACGAAAGCCGGCTTGATCAGCGCTGTCGACGATTACGTGCTGGCGCTGATCGGGGAGACCTTCAGCCGGCCCCTATCGGAGCCGCCCGCGGACTCCGTCGCCGAGATTGGCAGCAGAATCAGCTCGCTCTTCAGTGGGAACCCCGAGGTCGCCGCCTACCTCGGGCGTGCCCTCGTCGACGGAAGCCCCGTCGGCGCGAAGATCTTCGACACACTCTTCAGCGCCGGCGTGGCGCGGTGGCAGCAACGCAAGGATCGCGGTGAGCTTCGTCCGGATGTCGACGTCACGTGGGCGGCGATCAACGGCCTGGTACTCGCCCTCGGCGCGATCAGCCTCCACTCACATCTCGACCGGCATCTGGCGGAACCGCTGATCTCGCCGAACCAGCTTCTGCGGTGGCAGGCCGCCGTGGACTCGCTGTTGCGCGAAGGACTGTTCCGACGTCCCGAGGCCGACTGA